One stretch of Armatimonadota bacterium DNA includes these proteins:
- the purD gene encoding phosphoribosylamine--glycine ligase, with protein sequence MRVLIVGSGGREHALAWKAAQSPRVEKIYCAPGNAGTAQLAECVDIKVTDTPGIVAFSKEQAIDLVIIGPDNPLFDGMADALRAAEVRTFGPGKAAAAIEGSKVFSKELMKKYGIPTADFRVFDDPARANAYIEDLSGGSQDLPIVVKADGLALGKGVIICDTKSQALDAVDDMMVKKVFGEAGERILVEERISGQEASLIVITDGTHVAPLTPAQDYKRVYDGDKGPNTGGMGCYSPVPVVPPAMYDQCIETLIKPAVAAMKAEGRTYTGTLYCGIMLTAEGPQVIEYNARFGDPETQVMLPLLETDLIELIEASLDGRLDSLDVKCYNGSAVCVVLASGGYPGKYETGKPITGLDEAAAVEGVTVFHAGTRMVDGRTLTAGGRVLGVTAVGRSFREARDRAYVGASRIKFENMHFRTDIGARVIE encoded by the coding sequence ATGAGAGTCCTCATCGTCGGCTCAGGGGGCCGCGAGCACGCATTGGCCTGGAAGGCAGCGCAAAGCCCGAGAGTCGAAAAGATATACTGCGCCCCCGGCAACGCGGGGACGGCCCAACTCGCCGAGTGCGTTGATATCAAGGTCACGGACACCCCGGGCATCGTGGCGTTCTCGAAGGAGCAGGCGATTGACCTCGTCATCATCGGCCCCGACAACCCGCTCTTCGACGGCATGGCCGACGCTCTCCGTGCCGCCGAGGTTCGAACCTTCGGCCCCGGCAAGGCCGCCGCCGCTATCGAGGGCAGCAAGGTCTTCTCCAAGGAGTTGATGAAGAAGTACGGCATCCCGACCGCCGATTTCCGCGTCTTCGACGATCCTGCCAGGGCGAACGCATACATCGAGGATCTGTCCGGCGGGTCCCAGGATCTGCCGATCGTCGTCAAGGCCGACGGGCTGGCGCTCGGGAAGGGAGTCATCATCTGCGACACGAAGTCCCAGGCGCTCGATGCCGTAGACGACATGATGGTGAAGAAGGTCTTCGGCGAAGCGGGCGAACGCATATTGGTCGAGGAGCGCATCTCCGGCCAGGAGGCCTCGCTGATCGTCATCACAGATGGCACGCACGTTGCGCCCCTGACTCCCGCGCAGGACTACAAGCGCGTCTACGATGGTGACAAGGGCCCTAACACCGGCGGGATGGGTTGCTACTCACCCGTGCCGGTCGTCCCGCCGGCGATGTACGATCAGTGCATCGAGACCCTCATCAAGCCTGCCGTCGCCGCGATGAAGGCCGAGGGTCGCACCTACACCGGCACCCTCTACTGCGGAATTATGCTCACGGCAGAGGGCCCTCAGGTCATCGAGTACAACGCCCGGTTCGGCGACCCCGAGACACAGGTGATGCTCCCTCTGCTGGAGACCGATCTGATCGAGTTGATCGAGGCTTCCCTGGATGGCCGGCTCGACTCGCTCGACGTGAAATGCTATAATGGCAGTGCAGTCTGCGTTGTGCTGGCGTCCGGCGGATACCCCGGCAAGTACGAGACGGGCAAGCCGATTACCGGCCTCGATGAAGCCGCTGCGGTTGAGGGCGTAACCGTCTTTCACGCCGGCACCAGGATGGTTGACGGCCGGACGTTGACTGCCGGAGGGCGCGTGCTCGGAGTTACCGCGGTCGGCAGATCGTTCCGCGAGGCTCGGGACAGGGCATACGTCGGCGCCAGCAGGATCAAGTTCGAGAACATGCACTTTCGCACCGATATCGGCGCGCGCGTGATAGAGTGA
- the glmS gene encoding glutamine--fructose-6-phosphate transaminase (isomerizing): MCGIVGFVGSRNCVESLLDQLSKLEYRGYDSAGVAVVNDGGLEVVKTVGKIKKLQAITQDLKGTLGICHTRWATHGAPSTPNSHPHTSCDESIAVVHNGIVENYLDLRAELMEQGHVFKSETDTEVIAHLVEKHYKGDLLEAVRGAVKEVEGSYAIGVVCSGNPGMLVAARKDSPLILGVGEGENYIASDIPALLGHTRFFKVLEDGDMAVLTKDGITLNSVSGAPVERETLEITWDAGAAEKGGYEHFMIKEIHEQPAVIKDALRGRLTADDTINLEEMKLTPEQLQKFNRIYIVACGTAYYAGCVGKYFFEKVLGVPVEVDLASEFRYRGPILDDKSLVIAISQSGETADTLAAIRLAKQHGSTTAAVVNVVGSSLYRECDSILYTKAGPEICVASTKAYITQIIGLYVMGVFLARARGTISAEQEKEYVRELRKFPELAAEAMKTEEQIKEIARALSPKEHAYFLGRGLDYAVGLEGALKLKEISYIHAEAYAAGEMKHGPLALITDDTWVIVPITQEHVREKTISNVKEMQARGATILALLKEGDPDLSEVVDYVVWVPKMADLFMPVPTMIPLQLLSYWTSQILGREIDQPRNLAKSVTVE; the protein is encoded by the coding sequence ATGTGTGGAATCGTAGGATTCGTTGGAAGCAGGAACTGCGTCGAGTCCCTGCTTGATCAGCTCTCAAAGCTGGAGTACCGCGGCTACGACTCGGCCGGAGTTGCCGTCGTCAATGACGGTGGGCTTGAGGTGGTTAAGACCGTAGGCAAGATCAAGAAGTTGCAGGCCATCACTCAGGACCTCAAGGGCACGCTGGGCATCTGCCACACCCGATGGGCGACCCACGGCGCGCCTTCGACCCCGAACTCGCATCCTCACACGAGCTGCGACGAGAGCATCGCGGTCGTGCACAACGGCATCGTCGAGAACTATCTCGATCTTCGGGCCGAGTTGATGGAGCAGGGCCACGTCTTCAAGTCCGAGACTGATACCGAAGTCATCGCGCACCTCGTCGAGAAGCACTACAAGGGCGATCTGCTCGAGGCCGTCCGCGGCGCCGTGAAGGAAGTCGAGGGCTCGTACGCGATCGGCGTCGTCTGCAGCGGCAATCCGGGCATGCTCGTCGCCGCGCGCAAGGACAGCCCGCTGATCCTTGGCGTCGGCGAAGGCGAGAACTACATCGCCTCCGACATCCCGGCCCTGCTGGGACATACCCGCTTCTTCAAGGTGCTCGAAGACGGCGACATGGCCGTTCTGACCAAGGACGGCATCACCCTGAACTCGGTCAGCGGCGCGCCCGTCGAGCGCGAAACGCTCGAGATCACGTGGGACGCCGGAGCGGCTGAGAAGGGCGGCTACGAGCACTTCATGATCAAGGAGATCCACGAACAGCCTGCCGTCATCAAGGACGCCCTCCGAGGCAGGCTGACCGCCGATGATACGATCAACCTTGAGGAGATGAAGCTCACTCCTGAGCAGCTCCAGAAGTTCAACCGCATCTACATCGTGGCATGTGGCACGGCATACTACGCCGGGTGCGTCGGCAAGTACTTCTTCGAGAAGGTCCTCGGCGTGCCGGTAGAGGTGGACCTCGCATCCGAGTTCCGATACAGGGGACCGATCCTGGACGACAAGAGCCTGGTCATTGCCATCAGCCAGTCCGGCGAAACCGCCGACACGCTGGCCGCGATCCGACTCGCCAAGCAGCACGGCTCGACCACGGCCGCCGTCGTCAACGTGGTGGGAAGCTCGCTCTATCGAGAGTGCGACAGTATCCTCTACACGAAGGCCGGCCCGGAGATATGCGTCGCCTCGACCAAGGCGTACATCACCCAGATCATCGGCCTCTACGTGATGGGTGTCTTCCTGGCTCGCGCCAGAGGGACCATCTCTGCCGAGCAGGAGAAGGAATACGTTCGGGAGCTTCGCAAGTTCCCCGAACTGGCCGCCGAAGCGATGAAGACCGAGGAGCAGATCAAGGAGATCGCCAGGGCGCTCTCCCCGAAGGAGCATGCGTACTTCCTCGGCCGCGGGCTCGACTACGCCGTCGGCCTCGAGGGCGCGCTGAAGCTCAAGGAGATATCCTACATCCATGCCGAGGCATACGCCGCCGGCGAGATGAAGCACGGCCCGCTCGCCCTCATCACCGACGACACATGGGTCATCGTTCCGATCACCCAGGAGCACGTCCGCGAGAAGACCATCTCCAACGTCAAGGAGATGCAGGCTCGTGGCGCGACGATCCTTGCCCTGCTCAAGGAAGGCGACCCCGACCTGAGCGAGGTAGTGGACTATGTGGTGTGGGTGCCGAAGATGGCCGACCTCTTCATGCCTGTCCCGACGATGATCCCTCTGCAGTTACTCTCGTACTGGACGTCGCAGATTCTCGGTCGCGAGATTGACCAGCCGAGGAACCTTGCCAAGAGCGTGACCGTAGAGTAG
- a CDS encoding phosphoribosylglycinamide formyltransferase → MSINIAVMISGHGRGSNLQAIIDACKDGRIDGRVAVVIGVKDDAPAMQRARDNGIPAVEVRPKEFDTDEGYGRRIMDFLSEHQVDLICLAGYMRILPLEIVKAYRARIMNTHAALIPSFCGKGMYGEHVHNAVIEYGAKVSGCTIHFVDEQYDTGPIIIQKCVPVEEGDTPETLAARILPLEHQSYVEAVQLFAQGRLKVEGRIVRVLPSV, encoded by the coding sequence ATGAGCATCAACATCGCCGTAATGATCTCCGGCCACGGCCGTGGGAGCAACCTCCAGGCGATCATAGACGCCTGCAAGGACGGTCGCATTGACGGACGCGTCGCCGTCGTCATCGGCGTCAAGGACGATGCGCCCGCCATGCAGCGCGCCCGCGACAACGGCATCCCGGCGGTCGAGGTGCGCCCCAAAGAGTTCGACACCGACGAGGGCTACGGCCGCCGAATCATGGACTTCCTTTCGGAGCATCAGGTAGACCTTATCTGCCTCGCCGGGTACATGCGCATCCTGCCCCTGGAGATCGTCAAGGCCTACCGCGCGCGCATCATGAACACCCATGCCGCGCTGATCCCCTCGTTCTGCGGCAAGGGTATGTACGGCGAGCACGTCCACAATGCCGTGATCGAGTACGGCGCGAAGGTTTCCGGTTGCACGATACATTTCGTTGACGAGCAGTACGACACGGGCCCGATCATCATCCAGAAGTGCGTCCCCGTCGAGGAGGGCGACACTCCCGAAACGCTCGCCGCCCGAATCCTGCCCTTGGAGCACCAGTCCTACGTCGAAGCCGTACAGCTCTTCGCCCAGGGCCGTCTCAAGGTCGAGGGACGTATTGTTCGCGTGCTTCCGTCTGTGTAA
- the dnaB gene encoding replicative DNA helicase gives MQLTQLLDRVPPQNLEAEQSTLGSMMIDRAGLEKAMDILRPEDFYREAHQVIFNALLSLAERSEAVDIITIQEELRGSGKLEAVGGIEYIMSLIDSVPTASNVEYYAHIVEEKSILRRLIDASMQIIGISHGEVESIDDVMDRAERMVFQVSQRRVGQYFSPISSLSQEAFERIEKQYNEKAKVSGLPTGFRDLDNITSGLQNSDLVIVAARPSMGKTAFVLDIARHAAVKEQKPVAVFSLEMSKEQLTLRLICSESHVDAHRLRTGYMENRDWPKLAEGVGRLYTAPIFIDDTTDVTALQMRSKCRRLKAEHGLSLVVVDYLQLMQSHRRVENRTQEIAEMARALKSLAREMQVPVIACSQLSRAVEQRQDKRPMLSDLRESGSIEAEADLVMFLYRADYYKRKEIAVDEDGVPAEEPPAAADDSEQEKGVTEIIIGKQRNGPTGMIKLKFLQQYASFGNLASPREARE, from the coding sequence ATGCAGCTAACTCAGTTACTGGACAGAGTCCCGCCTCAGAATCTGGAGGCCGAACAGTCAACGCTCGGCTCCATGATGATTGACCGCGCCGGTCTCGAGAAGGCGATGGACATCCTCAGACCCGAGGACTTCTATCGGGAGGCCCATCAGGTGATCTTCAACGCCCTCCTGTCGCTGGCGGAGCGCAGCGAGGCGGTTGACATCATCACCATTCAGGAGGAGCTTCGAGGGAGCGGCAAACTGGAAGCCGTCGGCGGCATCGAGTACATCATGTCGCTGATTGACAGTGTTCCCACCGCGTCGAACGTCGAGTACTACGCTCACATAGTCGAGGAGAAGTCCATCCTCAGGCGGCTCATTGACGCCTCGATGCAGATCATCGGAATCAGTCACGGCGAAGTCGAGTCAATAGACGATGTGATGGACCGCGCTGAGCGGATGGTCTTTCAAGTCTCCCAGAGACGCGTCGGACAGTATTTCTCGCCGATCAGCTCCCTCTCTCAGGAGGCCTTCGAGCGGATCGAGAAGCAGTACAACGAGAAGGCCAAGGTCTCCGGTCTGCCGACCGGTTTTCGCGATCTCGACAACATCACCTCCGGCCTGCAGAACTCCGACCTCGTGATCGTCGCCGCGCGGCCCTCGATGGGTAAGACCGCGTTCGTGCTCGACATCGCCCGGCATGCCGCGGTCAAAGAGCAGAAACCGGTGGCGGTGTTCAGCCTCGAGATGTCGAAGGAACAACTCACACTTCGCCTGATCTGCTCCGAATCGCACGTTGACGCTCACCGACTTAGGACCGGCTACATGGAGAATCGCGACTGGCCGAAGCTCGCGGAGGGAGTCGGGAGGTTGTATACCGCCCCCATCTTCATAGATGACACCACCGACGTCACCGCGCTGCAGATGCGGTCCAAGTGCCGGCGGCTCAAGGCCGAGCACGGGCTCAGCCTGGTTGTCGTAGACTACCTTCAGCTCATGCAGTCTCACCGGCGGGTGGAGAACCGCACCCAGGAGATAGCGGAGATGGCCCGCGCGCTGAAGAGCCTCGCGCGCGAGATGCAGGTCCCGGTGATCGCATGCTCGCAGCTCAGCCGTGCGGTCGAGCAGAGGCAGGACAAGCGCCCGATGCTCTCCGACCTGCGCGAGAGCGGCTCCATAGAGGCCGAAGCGGATCTCGTGATGTTCCTCTACCGCGCCGACTACTACAAGCGCAAGGAGATTGCGGTGGACGAGGACGGAGTGCCCGCCGAGGAGCCTCCCGCCGCCGCCGATGACTCCGAGCAGGAGAAGGGTGTGACTGAGATCATCATCGGCAAGCAGCGGAACGGCCCCACCGGCATGATCAAGCTGAAGTTCCTTCAGCAGTACGCATCGTTCGGCAATCTGGCATCACCCAGGGAGGCACGCGAATGA
- a CDS encoding phosphoribosylformylglycinamidine cyclo-ligase: MDDISTYKDAGVNIDAGNEAVLRMKEYIRGTFTSNVLADVGAFGGMFRLDLAGISEPILVSSIDGVGTKLKIAFSMNKHDTIGIDLVNHCVNDILVQGARPLFFLDYFGTGQLLPSVVVDVVKGLSEACKAHDCVLLGGETAEMPGMYLAGEYDLAGCIVGVVDREKIVDGSKALPGDVLIGLASNGLHTNGFSLVRNIFLEKAKLRVDQFVPGLDMTLGEELLRPHRSYCRSVQAILGEFDVHGMAHITGGGFYDNIPRALPADCQAVVERRTFTPPTIFQLIQELGNVSDREMYRAFNMGIGFVLIVPKEDESAVLTRLAEMGETALYIGEVRKGSREVQIV, encoded by the coding sequence ATGGACGACATCTCGACCTACAAGGATGCGGGAGTAAACATAGATGCCGGCAACGAGGCCGTTCTACGCATGAAAGAATACATCCGCGGGACGTTCACGTCGAACGTGCTCGCCGATGTCGGCGCGTTCGGCGGGATGTTCAGGCTCGATCTGGCGGGTATCAGCGAGCCCATATTGGTCTCGAGCATAGACGGCGTCGGCACGAAGCTGAAGATCGCCTTCTCCATGAACAAGCACGACACCATCGGCATTGATCTCGTCAACCATTGCGTCAACGACATCCTGGTCCAGGGCGCCAGGCCTCTCTTCTTCCTCGATTACTTCGGCACCGGGCAACTGCTGCCGTCCGTGGTCGTGGATGTCGTGAAGGGGCTCTCGGAGGCGTGCAAGGCTCACGACTGCGTTCTGCTCGGCGGGGAGACCGCCGAGATGCCGGGAATGTATCTCGCCGGCGAATACGACCTCGCGGGGTGCATAGTCGGCGTCGTTGACCGGGAGAAGATCGTGGACGGCTCGAAGGCCCTTCCCGGCGACGTGCTCATCGGGCTCGCGTCAAACGGCCTGCATACTAACGGCTTCTCGCTGGTGAGGAACATCTTCCTCGAGAAGGCGAAGCTTCGAGTGGACCAGTTCGTGCCGGGCCTGGACATGACTCTGGGCGAGGAACTGCTGCGTCCGCACAGGAGCTACTGCCGATCGGTGCAGGCGATCCTCGGCGAGTTCGATGTCCACGGGATGGCCCACATCACCGGCGGAGGCTTCTACGACAACATCCCGAGGGCGCTTCCGGCGGACTGCCAGGCCGTGGTCGAGCGCCGGACCTTCACCCCGCCGACCATCTTCCAGCTGATCCAGGAACTTGGCAACGTCTCGGATCGAGAGATGTACCGCGCGTTCAACATGGGCATCGGCTTCGTGCTGATCGTACCCAAGGAAGATGAGAGCGCGGTTCTAACCCGCCTGGCTGAGATGGGCGAGACTGCGTTGTACATCGGCGAGGTCCGCAAGGGCAGCCGCGAAGTCCAGATCGTCTAG
- the purE gene encoding 5-(carboxyamino)imidazole ribonucleotide mutase, producing MGSDSDLPVMQEAADILNDLGVECEVRIVSAHRSPHLAARFAEGAEDAGFDAIIAGAGGSAHLAGVIASLTPLPVIGVPIKTVLDGLDSLLSIVQMPSGVPVATVGINGAKNAGVLAAQILSLKHPGLRQKIKDYKSGLEKSIEEKGKKPV from the coding sequence ATGGGGAGTGATTCGGACCTCCCGGTCATGCAGGAAGCAGCGGATATCTTGAACGACCTCGGCGTGGAGTGCGAGGTCAGAATAGTCTCTGCGCACAGAAGTCCTCATCTCGCGGCGCGGTTCGCCGAGGGTGCCGAGGATGCCGGGTTCGACGCGATCATCGCCGGGGCGGGCGGTTCGGCCCACCTCGCGGGAGTCATTGCCTCGCTCACGCCTCTGCCGGTCATCGGCGTACCGATCAAGACGGTACTGGACGGACTCGACTCTCTGCTTTCCATCGTGCAGATGCCGTCGGGCGTTCCCGTAGCTACCGTCGGTATCAACGGCGCGAAGAACGCCGGTGTGCTGGCGGCTCAGATTCTGTCGCTCAAGCATCCCGGGTTGCGTCAGAAGATCAAGGATTACAAGAGCGGACTCGAAAAGAGCATAGAGGAGAAGGGCAAGAAACCGGTATGA
- a CDS encoding diacylglycerol kinase family lipid kinase has product MKEAIPIADSGNAFLIMNPAAGQKLLADPRAQVESACRECGLKCEIALTERPGHGTQLAREAVSSGHALVVAAGGDGTVNEVVAGMVGADVSLGIIPIGTVNVLARQFGIPMKVRPAVETLASGKVRRIDIGRSNDRYFTLMAGFGFDAEVVAGVLRPLKDVIGASAYVLKGLEMLSRYEATDLTLEMPNETYSCRAYLVVVANSPTYAYKLRLAPYASTEDGLFDVIVFEEQSSSKQIGFAHQIVDVLIRTHVHNPAVKYFKTPTVTVRSHPDVMVQLDGDACGVTPAEVLILPQALPLIVP; this is encoded by the coding sequence GTGAAGGAGGCGATTCCGATCGCCGATTCAGGGAACGCATTCCTCATCATGAATCCCGCCGCCGGCCAGAAACTTCTGGCCGATCCCCGCGCGCAAGTCGAGAGCGCCTGCCGGGAGTGCGGTCTGAAGTGCGAGATCGCGCTGACGGAGAGGCCGGGCCACGGCACGCAACTCGCGCGGGAGGCGGTCTCATCCGGACACGCCCTTGTCGTCGCGGCGGGCGGCGACGGCACGGTCAATGAAGTCGTGGCCGGCATGGTCGGCGCAGACGTCTCCCTCGGCATCATCCCCATCGGTACTGTCAATGTCCTCGCGCGGCAGTTCGGCATTCCCATGAAGGTTCGGCCGGCCGTAGAGACACTGGCGTCTGGCAAGGTGCGCCGCATTGACATCGGGCGCTCGAACGACCGCTATTTCACCCTGATGGCCGGTTTCGGGTTCGATGCGGAGGTGGTCGCCGGGGTGCTCAGACCGCTCAAGGACGTGATCGGCGCGTCGGCGTACGTACTCAAGGGTCTCGAGATGCTCTCCAGGTACGAAGCCACGGATCTGACGCTCGAAATGCCGAACGAGACGTACTCCTGCCGCGCCTACCTCGTCGTCGTCGCCAACTCGCCGACCTACGCCTACAAGCTCCGCCTTGCCCCGTACGCCTCGACGGAGGATGGGCTGTTTGATGTGATCGTCTTTGAGGAGCAGTCCTCCTCCAAGCAGATCGGTTTCGCACATCAGATAGTGGATGTCCTGATCAGAACGCACGTTCACAACCCGGCGGTAAAGTACTTCAAGACTCCTACGGTGACTGTGCGGTCGCATCCCGACGTCATGGTGCAGCTCGACGGCGACGCGTGCGGCGTGACCCCGGCCGAGGTCTTAATCCTCCCGCAGGCCCTTCCCCTCATCGTCCCCTAG
- a CDS encoding amidophosphoribosyltransferase, with protein MSDSLDRPREQCGVFGVYAEGEDVARLTYFGLFGLQHRGQESAGMAVSDGRTVRVFKDMGLVTQVFDEHILLDLKGHIAIGHNRYSTTGSSVLCNAQPVVCESPWGTIALGHNGNLINTSELRADLVAQGETFESTSDTEVMARLIARSGETTIERAIEDMMHKAKGSYSLVILAQDKLIGVRDPYGIRPLSLGRLNGSYVLSSETCSLHLVGSKYLREVEPGEMVVIDTNGITETQVVPTKRHALCVFEFIYFARPDSHMYGKTLHLARQRMGHELAEECPAPGANVVIPIPDTGTPAAIGYAQASRIPYSEGVIKNRYVHRTFIEPDQRMRELGVQMKFAPLKETLAGKKIVMVEDSIVRGTTTGPTIKMLKDAGAREVHVRISSPPIKYPCFYGIDMAKQKELIASGRTNDDIKDHIGADSLGYLSIPGLVKALGCRRDKFCLACFDGKYPIEIPEDLKVCKFALEDGGDQPADHGKTAVLSHRKPKSRAS; from the coding sequence TTGTCAGATTCACTCGACCGGCCACGTGAACAATGCGGAGTATTCGGTGTCTACGCTGAAGGCGAGGATGTCGCCAGGCTGACGTATTTCGGCCTGTTCGGCCTCCAGCACCGAGGGCAGGAGAGTGCCGGCATGGCCGTGTCCGACGGCCGGACGGTGCGCGTTTTCAAGGACATGGGCCTCGTGACTCAGGTCTTCGACGAGCACATCCTGCTCGATCTCAAGGGCCACATCGCCATCGGGCACAACCGCTACTCCACCACGGGATCGAGCGTCCTCTGCAACGCCCAGCCGGTGGTCTGCGAGTCGCCCTGGGGCACGATCGCCCTCGGCCACAACGGCAACCTCATCAACACCTCGGAGCTTCGCGCCGATCTCGTCGCTCAGGGCGAGACGTTCGAGTCAACCAGCGACACCGAGGTCATGGCGCGGCTGATTGCCCGCAGCGGCGAGACCACCATCGAGCGGGCCATCGAGGATATGATGCACAAGGCCAAGGGCTCGTATTCGCTGGTTATCCTCGCGCAGGACAAGTTGATCGGGGTCAGGGACCCATACGGCATCAGGCCGCTCAGTCTCGGACGGCTAAACGGCTCCTACGTCCTGTCGTCCGAGACGTGCTCGCTCCACCTCGTCGGCAGCAAGTACCTGCGCGAGGTCGAGCCGGGTGAGATGGTCGTCATTGACACGAACGGCATCACCGAGACTCAGGTTGTCCCGACCAAGCGCCACGCGCTCTGCGTCTTCGAGTTCATCTACTTCGCGCGGCCCGACTCCCACATGTACGGCAAGACGCTCCATCTCGCCAGGCAGCGGATGGGCCACGAGTTGGCCGAGGAGTGCCCCGCTCCCGGCGCCAACGTCGTCATCCCGATCCCGGACACCGGCACGCCCGCAGCTATCGGCTACGCGCAGGCCTCGCGGATACCCTACAGCGAGGGCGTCATCAAGAACCGCTACGTCCACCGCACGTTCATCGAGCCTGATCAGCGGATGCGCGAACTCGGCGTGCAGATGAAGTTCGCCCCGCTCAAGGAGACGCTCGCGGGAAAGAAGATAGTGATGGTCGAGGACAGCATAGTGCGCGGCACGACGACCGGTCCGACGATCAAAATGCTGAAGGATGCGGGCGCCCGGGAGGTCCACGTCAGGATCAGCTCGCCGCCGATCAAGTACCCGTGTTTCTACGGCATAGATATGGCCAAGCAGAAGGAACTGATCGCCTCGGGCCGAACGAACGACGATATCAAGGACCACATCGGTGCAGACAGCCTCGGGTACCTGAGTATTCCGGGCCTGGTGAAGGCCCTTGGTTGCAGGCGCGACAAGTTCTGCCTGGCCTGCTTCGATGGAAAATACCCCATCGAGATTCCCGAAGACCTCAAGGTGTGCAAGTTTGCGCTGGAAGACGGCGGAGATCAGCCTGCCGACCACGGCAAGACCGCCGTTCTTAGCCACAGGAAGCCGAAGTCGCGGGCGAGTTAG
- a CDS encoding adenylosuccinate lyase, with product MILRYSLPKMRAIWDQHNRFQAWLDVEIAVAEGLARYGYIPADAPAKIKAGAKFTVERILQIEETTQHDVMAFVKAVTENLGEEGKYVHYGVTSYDIVDTALCLLMKQSADLIIEDLGHLAEVVAEKAREHKYTLMIGRTHGIHAEPITFGFKLAGWYAQVLRDLERMHSAREAISFGKVSGAVGIYANIDPRIEQYVCDTLGLKVAEHSTQIIARDRHAEYLTALAIIAGSLESFATELRNLQRTEILEVQEYFLKGQKGSSAMPHKRNPRLSEQVAGLSRVVRANSFPALENIVSWHERDLTNSSVERIVIPDNCILVDYLLHTFARVVERMVVYPENMTRNMQQMGGLVFSERIMLKMVEKGLSREEAYVIAQENAAKAWAGESFRHALESDQRVLGLLSKHDLDELFDYKHHVRNVDVVFERLGL from the coding sequence ATGATCCTACGCTACTCGCTCCCGAAGATGAGGGCCATCTGGGACCAGCACAACCGCTTCCAGGCGTGGCTCGACGTCGAGATCGCCGTCGCTGAGGGGCTGGCGCGGTACGGTTACATCCCCGCGGATGCCCCCGCGAAGATCAAGGCCGGCGCGAAGTTCACGGTCGAGCGCATCCTCCAGATCGAAGAGACCACCCAGCACGATGTGATGGCTTTCGTGAAGGCCGTCACGGAGAACCTCGGCGAGGAGGGAAAGTACGTCCACTACGGTGTTACCTCCTATGATATCGTGGATACCGCGCTGTGCCTGCTGATGAAGCAGTCCGCCGACCTCATCATCGAAGACCTCGGTCACCTCGCGGAGGTCGTGGCGGAGAAGGCGCGGGAGCACAAGTACACCCTCATGATCGGGCGGACCCATGGAATCCACGCCGAGCCGATCACCTTCGGGTTCAAGCTCGCTGGATGGTACGCGCAGGTCCTCCGCGACCTCGAGAGGATGCACTCCGCGCGAGAGGCCATCAGCTTTGGCAAGGTCTCGGGTGCGGTCGGAATATACGCGAACATAGACCCCCGCATCGAGCAGTATGTTTGTGACACGCTCGGCCTGAAGGTAGCGGAGCACTCCACCCAGATCATCGCCCGCGACCGCCACGCCGAGTACCTCACTGCGCTGGCGATCATCGCCGGTTCGCTCGAGAGCTTTGCTACCGAACTGCGAAACCTTCAGCGCACCGAGATACTCGAAGTCCAGGAATACTTCCTCAAGGGTCAGAAGGGCTCGTCGGCGATGCCGCACAAGCGCAACCCGCGCCTGTCGGAGCAGGTTGCCGGTCTGTCGCGGGTCGTGCGCGCGAACTCGTTCCCGGCGCTCGAGAACATCGTCTCCTGGCACGAGCGCGACCTGACCAACTCGTCCGTCGAGCGAATCGTCATCCCGGACAACTGCATCCTCGTTGACTACCTGCTGCACACGTTCGCGCGGGTCGTCGAGCGGATGGTCGTCTACCCGGAGAACATGACTCGCAACATGCAGCAGATGGGCGGGCTCGTCTTTTCGGAGCGGATCATGCTTAAGATGGTCGAGAAGGGCCTGTCCCGCGAGGAAGCCTACGTCATCGCGCAGGAGAACGCCGCGAAGGCCTGGGCCGGCGAGAGTTTCCGGCACGCCCTGGAGTCCGACCAGCGTGTTCTCGGCCTTCTCAGCAAGCACGACCTTGACGAACTGTTCGACTACAAGCACCATGTCCGCAACGTTGACGTGGTCTTCGAGAGGTTGGGGCTCTGA